ATTCGGGCCCGTCACCTGAAACCAGCCGCGGCCGTTGAGCGCAAGGTCGAGCTGATTGCCTGTCGTCGTCAACGACCCTTGAGTCATCAGGTTGCGAATGGAGGCAGTGCGGACACCAAGACCGAGCTGCGCGCCTTCTGGCACCGTATTATCCTGGCCTCGGCTGGAGACGCCTTGAAGGCGCTCGGCCTGATAAATGAGATCCGTGAATTCAGCGCGCGCGCGCTTGAAACCGGTGGTGTTTATATTGGCGATGTTATTGGCAATGACCTCGACATTCAACTGCTGGGCAGCCATGCCAGTCGCCGCGATCGACAAAACTCTCATCCGTTTTCCTTCACAGCGTGATCATTTCATATTCAATCTGGCGACTTCCACTTTGATGCCGCCGCTCTCATTTTTCGAAGCGAGAGCCTAGATCGTCATGCGCGTAATGTCCTGATACGCGGACACAGCCTTGTCGCGGACGGCCAGCGCGGTTTGCAGACTGCTCTGCGCATCGGATACGGCTTCGACGACCTGTTGAACCGTCGCCTTGCCTTGCAGACCGGAGATGGCGGTGGCTTCCCCGGTTTTCAGATTGCCTACCGCATCATTGGCGACTTGCGTCAGCATTTGACCGAAATCCCCGATGGCGTTCGCAGCCGTCGTGACAGACGACTTGCCGACCGCCTGAATGGAATCGGCCGCGGAAGCGCCGAGAACTGAACCGACGAGAGGAATCGCGCTTATCATTTTATGAGCTCTTCAATAGATCGAGTGTCATCGTGTATAGATCCCGGGCTTCTTTGACGACCTGGAGATTGGCTTCGTAAGACCGGTTGGCCTCTCGCATATCCGCCATTTCCATGATCATGTTGACATTAGGCATCTTGACTACGCCCTTGGCGTCGGCGGCCGGATTGCCCGGGTCATATTCACTTCGGAAGGCGGCGCGATCGACGCCGACTTCTCTAACCTTGACGAGTTCCATGCCTGTCGCCCGATCAAGTTCGTTGTCGAAGGTTATGGTTTTACGGCGATAAGGATTGGATCCCGGCACGCGTCCTGTCGAATTTGCATTGGCCATATTTTCAGCGACGACGCGCAGGCGGCTGGATTGGACTTCAATACCTGACCCTGCGATCTTGATAGATGCTTCGAGTGGATCGATCATCTCTTATCCCTTCACGCTCGCCGACAGCATTTGGTTGAAAGCCTTCACAACGGACGTATTCAGCGAATATTCTCGATTGATTTGACCAGCCTTCATCATCTCCTTTTCAGTACCGACCGAATTGCCGGAATGAACGACTTCCCAAGGCGCTTCTTCGCTTTGCGCTGCGGAAGCCGGATCCAATGGATCCGTGCCGAGATGGGCTGGATTCGTCGCCGCCAACTGCAATTGCGCTCCGTCGAAGACGTCTTGGAACTCGCCGATGTCTTTGGCGACATAGCCTGGCGTATTCGCATTCGCGACGTTCTCCGCGATGACGGCCTGACGGACCGTCAGCCAGCGTGCCTGCTGCGAAGCGAGATCGAAAAGATAAACTGGTCCCACGCAAAGCCCCATTCAGAGTCAATTTCCGTGGTCTTTCGACATCGAAGATCGGCTCTAACCCCTTCACGTAAAATTACGTATGAAATCTTGCCCCAGGCTGGCGCGTGAGGCCTGGGCGAAGGACCATTTCAGGGTGTTGCATTTGCGCGAATCGCGGATTTATCCGCCGGCCGCCGCTCTCGTGTTGGAATCGGCGAATTTATAAGAAGCGGCCTAATGGCGGCTCTTATTTGGCTTCGCAAGTCTGGCCGCAGCGATCGCCTGGATAAAGGCTTTGGTTTCTTCTTCGGGGCTCGCGAGCGCATCGTCGAAGGTCATCGCCCGAATCTCCACGCCGGCATCATAAGTCTGGAGCATCAGATCGAAGAGGATCGTCACCGACTTATGGTGAAACTCCATGCCGAGCGTGACGGCCGGCGGCCGATCCCATTCGAGTTCAAAAGCAGCCATGGCGCCATAGGTCAGCGTCCCATGCTTGAAAAACAGCTCGACGGACGAATTGACGAGGTCTTGAATATTGGCGAATTGTTCTCTGTGGATAAAGGTGACGAAATCAGCCAAGTCGATGAGTCGCAGCTCCGCCGCAACATCCTTCAGGCTTTCCGCCAAAGCCTTGGTGCGTAGCAACACCTGGCTATCCCTTTGTCTCAACAACATGAAATGGCTCTCATTTTCCTATCGTTCGCCGCTTATCGTGAGCATATAGGAAATGGATTAGCTCGGCTACCGCCCGGTAGAATTCGGGGGGAATCGGATGATCCACTTCGACACTGTCGTACATGGACCTTGCCAAAGCCTTATCTTCCACGACCGGTATCCCGTTTTCTTCCGCTATTTCGCGTATCTTGAGCGCTATAATATCCTTGCCCTTGGCAAGAACCATAGGCGCACCGCCCTCCTCGCGTACGTAACGTAGGGCAATTGCATAGTGGGTCGGGTTG
The Methyloferula stellata AR4 DNA segment above includes these coding regions:
- the flgB gene encoding flagellar basal body rod protein FlgB is translated as MGPVYLFDLASQQARWLTVRQAVIAENVANANTPGYVAKDIGEFQDVFDGAQLQLAATNPAHLGTDPLDPASAAQSEEAPWEVVHSGNSVGTEKEMMKAGQINREYSLNTSVVKAFNQMLSASVKG
- the flgC gene encoding flagellar basal body rod protein FlgC, encoding MDPLEASIKIAGSGIEVQSSRLRVVAENMANANSTGRVPGSNPYRRKTITFDNELDRATGMELVKVREVGVDRAAFRSEYDPGNPAADAKGVVKMPNVNMIMEMADMREANRSYEANLQVVKEARDLYTMTLDLLKSS
- a CDS encoding flagellar hook-basal body complex protein FliE — protein: MISAIPLVGSVLGASAADSIQAVGKSSVTTAANAIGDFGQMLTQVANDAVGNLKTGEATAISGLQGKATVQQVVEAVSDAQSSLQTALAVRDKAVSAYQDITRMTI